The Megalobrama amblycephala isolate DHTTF-2021 linkage group LG8, ASM1881202v1, whole genome shotgun sequence region GAAACCTTTCAGAGGAAGGAGAAAAGAAATTAGTTTTGTTGACAGAATTTTAGTAAAATGGAGTAATGTTTCATTGTTCAACAATATTTCTTcatttgttaatgtttaatcAATGTATAACTCTCCTCTTCATACAGATTTAACAATGGACGTTTGGCGTGGAGAGTTGTGGTAATGGCTACGGTGATGATGCGAAACACCTCTGGGAGTGATGTGGAGGCCCAGCTAATCTATGCTATCACGCTGCCCATCTCCTGTGCCATAATCCTGATCAACCTGCTCATCATCCTGGCCATCACCTGCAGCCGTCGGCTTCACAACTCACAGAACTACTTCTTCCTAAGCCTGCTGGTGGCTGACTTGTGCACAGGCGTGGCGCTTCCCTTCATTCCCTGGATGGGCCTGAACCGCCCTCTCAGCTTCTCTTCCTGTCTGCTGGTGCACATTTTCCCCAACTTTCTGTTCCTGGCCTTCCTCTTTAACCTAGTACTGGTGCACTATGAACGTTATCGGAGTATCGTAAGTCCCCTCCGACGTGGACAACTCTGGCTGCATCGGCGATTTGCGCTTCCTCTGCTGGCCGTGTGGATGCTGCCGCTGCTGTTCGCGCTATTGCCTGCCTTTGGCTGGAACAACAAGGCTATTCATGACCAGAATGGTTGTTGTCCAGAAACCAATAGCACGGCACATTCTAACTGCGTGGCGTTGACTGGAGAGCGTTGCTGTACATACCGCAGTGTCTTTCCAAATG contains the following coding sequences:
- the LOC125273427 gene encoding G-protein coupled bile acid receptor 1, producing the protein MATVMMRNTSGSDVEAQLIYAITLPISCAIILINLLIILAITCSRRLHNSQNYFFLSLLVADLCTGVALPFIPWMGLNRPLSFSSCLLVHIFPNFLFLAFLFNLVLVHYERYRSIVSPLRRGQLWLHRRFALPLLAVWMLPLLFALLPAFGWNNKAIHDQNGCCPETNSTAHSNCVALTGERCCTYRSVFPNAFIYLEVYGLLVPAILSIAAMTCRVLWITREQLRDIQRLQRAVANKEYRRRLEMRYACCVAAVSLAFLACWVPYIVYTHVGMEFLLRRGRKSDRTGHIVLSCVGVGGIAVVPLLLGLANREYTDPVKKLFRKLRHRYGNTSVQMDSSLRFCHS